A stretch of Bradyrhizobium sp. AZCC 2262 DNA encodes these proteins:
- a CDS encoding M48 family metalloprotease produces MLLRIALRKKPLKLTALATAIALAVAPMAAVAQENKGPPVLRDTETEQLLREYTRPILRAAGLEKQNIQMVIINQGVFNAFVADGRRIFVNYGAIMQSETPNQIIGVMAHETGHLAGGHLAKMREQMAQAQTQMIIAMLLGAGAMVAGAKTGGGSGGLTNAGAAMFSAQGEVIRRNLLSYVRQQEENADRAGVKFLTATGQSARGMYETFKRFTDESLFASRGSDPYVQSHPMPAERVAALEELARSSPYWDKKDDPALQLRHDMVRAKISAFMERQETVSRRYPMSNNSLPARYAHAITTYLHGDLRSALSQIDALIQQQPNNPYFHEVRGQALMEGGKPQEAIAPLRKAVALSNNSPLIEMLLGQALVATGNNAYTDEAIAILRAAVARESEAPIGYTQLAMAYGRKGDYAQADLASAQAAYLRGDSKTARDLASRAKTRFAIGTPGWVKADDIVSAKPLPGQKSN; encoded by the coding sequence ATGCTGCTGCGCATCGCCTTACGCAAGAAACCACTGAAATTGACCGCACTGGCCACAGCCATCGCACTTGCCGTTGCGCCAATGGCGGCTGTGGCGCAGGAGAACAAGGGTCCGCCGGTGCTCCGCGACACCGAGACGGAGCAGTTGCTGCGCGAATATACAAGGCCGATCCTGCGCGCCGCCGGTCTGGAAAAACAGAACATCCAGATGGTGATCATCAACCAGGGCGTCTTCAACGCCTTCGTTGCTGACGGCCGCCGCATCTTCGTGAACTACGGCGCGATCATGCAGTCGGAGACGCCGAACCAGATCATCGGCGTGATGGCGCACGAAACCGGCCACCTCGCCGGCGGCCATCTCGCCAAGATGCGCGAGCAGATGGCGCAGGCCCAGACCCAGATGATCATTGCCATGCTGCTCGGCGCCGGCGCGATGGTCGCGGGCGCGAAGACCGGCGGCGGCAGCGGCGGGTTGACCAACGCCGGTGCGGCGATGTTCTCCGCGCAGGGAGAGGTGATCCGCCGCAACCTGCTCTCCTACGTGCGCCAGCAGGAGGAGAACGCCGACAGGGCCGGCGTGAAATTTCTGACCGCCACCGGCCAGTCCGCCCGGGGCATGTATGAGACCTTCAAGCGCTTCACCGACGAGAGCCTGTTCGCCTCGCGCGGCTCGGACCCCTACGTTCAATCGCATCCGATGCCGGCTGAGCGCGTCGCCGCGCTGGAAGAACTGGCGCGTTCGAGCCCCTACTGGGACAAAAAGGACGACCCTGCCCTGCAGCTGCGCCACGACATGGTGCGCGCCAAGATCTCGGCCTTCATGGAGCGGCAGGAAACCGTGTCCCGGCGCTATCCGATGTCCAATAACAGCCTGCCTGCGCGCTATGCCCACGCGATCACGACCTATCTGCACGGCGACCTGCGCAGCGCGCTCTCCCAGATCGACGCCCTGATCCAGCAGCAGCCCAACAATCCCTATTTCCACGAGGTGCGCGGTCAGGCGCTGATGGAGGGCGGCAAGCCGCAGGAGGCGATTGCGCCGCTGCGCAAAGCGGTCGCACTCTCCAACAACTCCCCGCTCATCGAGATGCTGCTTGGGCAGGCCCTCGTGGCAACCGGCAACAACGCCTACACCGACGAGGCAATCGCCATCCTGCGTGCGGCGGTGGCGCGCGAGAGCGAAGCGCCAATCGGCTACACCCAGCTTGCAATGGCCTATGGCCGCAAGGGCGACTATGCGCAGGCCGATCTGGCGTCGGCCCAGGCCGCCTACCTTCGCGGCGACAGCAAGACGGCGCGCGATCTTGCATCGCGCGCGAAAACGCGCTTTGCGATCGGGACGCCGGGATGGGTCAAGGCTGACGACATTGTGAGCGCCAAGCCGTTGCCAGGCCAGAAGAGCAACTAG
- a CDS encoding DsbA family protein, giving the protein MPSFRLLIPALFAVAFCGAPMSASAQSFSDTQRGDIETIVRNYLIAHPEVLEEAMTELSKRQAAAESAKHEAGVANHSDAIFNSPRNVTLGNKDGDVTFVEFFDYNCGYCKRAMTDMMELMKADPKLKVVLKEFPVLSAGSVEAAQVGVAVRMQDPSGKKYLDFHQKLLGGRGAADKARAMAVAKEVGLDMAKLEKDLSSAEVRSTLEENFKLAEAMGMNGTPSYVIGKQVVIGAVGVENLREKISNARCGKATC; this is encoded by the coding sequence ATGCCCTCGTTCCGTCTTCTCATTCCCGCATTGTTCGCTGTCGCGTTCTGCGGCGCGCCGATGTCCGCTTCCGCGCAGAGCTTCAGCGACACCCAGCGCGGTGACATCGAGACCATCGTCCGGAATTACCTGATCGCGCATCCCGAGGTGCTCGAAGAGGCGATGACCGAACTCAGCAAGCGTCAGGCCGCGGCGGAATCCGCCAAGCACGAAGCCGGCGTCGCCAACCATTCGGACGCGATCTTCAATTCGCCGCGCAACGTCACGCTCGGCAACAAGGACGGCGACGTCACCTTCGTCGAATTCTTCGATTACAATTGCGGGTACTGCAAGCGCGCGATGACGGACATGATGGAACTGATGAAGGCCGATCCGAAGCTGAAGGTCGTGCTCAAGGAGTTTCCGGTGCTGAGCGCAGGCTCGGTCGAAGCCGCACAGGTCGGCGTCGCGGTGCGCATGCAGGATCCGAGTGGCAAGAAATATCTCGACTTCCACCAGAAGCTTCTGGGCGGCCGCGGCGCCGCCGACAAGGCGCGCGCGATGGCCGTCGCCAAGGAAGTCGGGCTCGACATGGCGAAGCTGGAGAAGGACCTTTCGAGCGCCGAGGTGCGCAGCACGCTCGAGGAAAATTTCAAGCTCGCCGAAGCGATGGGGATGAACGGCACGCCGAGCTACGTGATCGGCAAGCAGGTCGTGATCGGCGCGGTCGGCGTCGAGAACCTGCGGGAAAAGATCAGCAACGCCCGCTGCGGCAAGGCGACCTGCTGA
- a CDS encoding DUF1236 domain-containing protein, which yields MTNRFLISVATAALIAGTGFANAQGTGMGRDAGSAGSPAQQSAPSSSDRGGASSGTMQRDSGGKDSGGKSDMKGAQSEPKSMGAEKNQRAEDHMKGGKDMKAEGRQDKDMKAEGKEDRGGMKSEQKGQTTGQGTMQRDQSTTQHRDQTTTQGRDQTQGHDQKDQKAQGQQDRMQTQTQGGAAGQSTTTTGQAGAAGKLSTEQRSQITSVIHEQRVAPVTNVNFSISVGTRVPREVTFHALPERVVTIYPEWRRYKFILVKEQIVIVDPNTYEIVAVLES from the coding sequence ATGACTAACCGCTTTTTGATTTCGGTCGCGACAGCGGCCCTGATCGCCGGAACCGGCTTTGCGAACGCGCAGGGTACCGGTATGGGCCGCGACGCAGGGTCGGCCGGTTCCCCGGCTCAGCAGAGCGCGCCTTCTTCTTCCGATCGCGGCGGCGCTTCGTCGGGCACGATGCAGCGCGATAGCGGCGGCAAGGACAGCGGCGGCAAGTCCGACATGAAGGGCGCGCAGTCCGAGCCTAAGTCGATGGGCGCTGAAAAGAACCAGCGCGCCGAAGACCACATGAAGGGCGGCAAGGACATGAAGGCCGAAGGCCGGCAAGACAAGGATATGAAGGCCGAGGGTAAGGAAGACCGCGGCGGCATGAAGTCCGAGCAGAAGGGTCAGACGACCGGCCAGGGTACGATGCAGCGTGATCAAAGCACGACCCAGCACCGTGACCAGACGACGACCCAGGGCCGCGATCAAACGCAGGGCCATGACCAGAAGGACCAGAAGGCCCAGGGCCAGCAGGACCGCATGCAGACCCAGACTCAGGGCGGAGCCGCGGGCCAGAGCACGACCACCACGGGTCAGGCCGGTGCGGCCGGCAAGCTCTCGACCGAGCAGCGCAGCCAGATCACCAGTGTGATCCACGAGCAGCGCGTTGCGCCGGTGACGAACGTGAACTTCTCGATTTCGGTCGGCACCCGCGTACCGCGCGAGGTGACCTTCCATGCGTTGCCGGAGCGAGTGGTGACGATCTATCCGGAATGGCGCAGGTATAAGTTCATCCTCGTCAAGGAGCAGATCGTGATCGTCGACCCGAACACCTACGAGATCGTGGCAGTTCTGGAATCCTGA
- the aroQ gene encoding type II 3-dehydroquinate dehydratase, which translates to MAQASAATIYVLNGPNLNMLGTREPETYGHASLADVEKLCVETAAQFGLKADCRQSNREGELIDFIHEAHAKKVAGIIINAGGYSHTSIALHDALVAVKIPTVEVHISNIHARESFRHHSYTAMAAFASLCGFGIDGYRLAISGLAAKIGAKAKT; encoded by the coding sequence ATGGCCCAAGCCTCTGCCGCGACGATCTATGTCCTCAACGGCCCGAACCTCAACATGTTGGGGACGCGCGAGCCCGAAACCTACGGCCACGCGTCGCTCGCCGATGTCGAAAAGCTGTGTGTGGAGACCGCGGCGCAATTCGGCCTGAAGGCCGATTGCCGCCAGTCCAACCGCGAAGGCGAACTGATCGACTTCATCCACGAGGCGCATGCCAAAAAGGTGGCCGGCATCATCATCAACGCCGGCGGCTATTCGCACACTTCGATCGCGTTACATGACGCGCTGGTCGCGGTGAAGATTCCGACGGTGGAAGTGCATATCAGCAACATCCACGCCCGCGAGAGCTTCCGTCATCACTCCTACACGGCCATGGCCGCCTTTGCGTCGCTCTGCGGCTTCGGCATCGATGGCTACCGGCTCGCAATATCAGGCCTTGCCGCCAAAATCGGCGCCAAAGCCAAAACCTAA
- the accB gene encoding acetyl-CoA carboxylase biotin carboxyl carrier protein, producing MARQPDNKSADNSAANLKSDDSALIRELALLLDETSLTEIEIERAGLRVRVARNITVSAAMPAGFQPAPVAAAAAVPAAGADLAKHPGVVPSPMVGTAYWAPEPGAKPFIDVGTKVSAGQTLLIIEAMKTMNQIPSPRAGTVTQILVEDGQPVEFGEPLVIIE from the coding sequence ATGGCCCGCCAGCCCGACAACAAGTCAGCGGACAATTCTGCCGCAAACCTGAAGAGCGACGACAGCGCGCTCATTCGCGAACTCGCGCTGCTGCTGGATGAGACCAGCCTGACCGAGATCGAAATCGAGCGCGCCGGCCTGCGGGTGCGGGTCGCGCGCAACATCACCGTGTCGGCGGCGATGCCGGCGGGCTTCCAGCCGGCGCCGGTTGCTGCCGCGGCAGCGGTCCCCGCTGCGGGTGCCGATCTGGCCAAGCATCCGGGCGTGGTCCCCTCGCCGATGGTCGGTACCGCTTACTGGGCGCCCGAGCCCGGCGCCAAGCCGTTCATCGACGTCGGCACCAAGGTATCGGCCGGGCAAACGCTGCTGATCATCGAAGCGATGAAGACGATGAACCAGATCCCATCGCCGCGCGCGGGCACGGTGACGCAAATTCTCGTCGAGGACGGCCAGCCGGTCGAATTCGGCGAGCCGCTCGTGATCATTGAATAA
- the accC gene encoding acetyl-CoA carboxylase biotin carboxylase subunit yields the protein MFDKILIANRGEIALRVLRACKELGISTVAVHSTADADAMHVRLADESVCIGPPPSKDSYLNVPALLAACEITGADAVHPGYGFLSENARFAEILAEHNLHFIGPKAEHIRLMGDKIEAKKTAKRLGIPVVPGSDGAVSPDDDALAIGKAIGFPVLVKAAAGGGGRGMKVAHSADDLMMALSTASNEAKSAFGDASVYLEKYLQKPRHIEIQILGDGRGGAIHLGERDCSLQRRHQKVWEEGPSPVLSAAARARIGETCAKAMRDMKYLGVGTIEFLYEDGEFYFIEMNTRIQVEHPVTESITDIDLVLEQIRIAAGGDLPAKQEEIAIIGHAIECRVNAENPQTFRPSPGKITQFHPPGGLGVRIDSAVYQGYVIPPYYDSLVGKLIVHGKTRAECLMRLRRALDEMVVDGIETTLPLFRALVREADIINGDYHIHWLEQYLAGQPVDGKT from the coding sequence ATGTTCGACAAGATTCTGATAGCCAATCGCGGCGAGATCGCGCTCCGGGTGCTGCGCGCGTGCAAGGAGCTCGGCATCTCCACTGTCGCGGTGCATTCCACCGCCGATGCCGACGCCATGCATGTGCGGCTCGCCGACGAGAGCGTTTGTATCGGCCCACCGCCATCAAAGGATTCTTATCTCAACGTCCCCGCACTGCTCGCGGCCTGCGAGATCACCGGCGCCGACGCCGTGCATCCCGGCTACGGCTTCCTGTCGGAGAACGCCCGCTTCGCCGAAATCCTCGCCGAGCATAATCTGCATTTCATTGGCCCGAAGGCCGAGCACATTCGCCTGATGGGCGACAAGATCGAGGCCAAGAAGACCGCCAAGCGGCTCGGCATCCCCGTCGTTCCGGGTTCCGATGGCGCGGTCTCGCCCGACGACGATGCCCTGGCTATCGGCAAGGCGATCGGCTTCCCCGTGCTGGTGAAGGCGGCCGCCGGCGGCGGCGGACGCGGCATGAAGGTCGCGCACTCCGCCGACGATCTGATGATGGCGCTGTCGACCGCGTCCAACGAGGCCAAATCGGCGTTCGGCGACGCCTCGGTCTATCTCGAAAAATACCTGCAGAAGCCGCGCCACATCGAGATCCAGATTCTCGGCGACGGCCGCGGCGGCGCGATCCATCTCGGCGAGCGCGACTGCTCGCTGCAGCGCCGTCACCAGAAGGTCTGGGAAGAAGGCCCCTCGCCGGTTCTCTCCGCCGCCGCCCGCGCCAGGATCGGCGAGACCTGCGCCAAGGCGATGCGGGACATGAAATATCTCGGCGTCGGCACCATCGAATTCCTCTATGAGGATGGCGAGTTCTATTTCATCGAAATGAACACCCGCATCCAGGTCGAGCATCCCGTCACCGAGAGCATCACCGACATCGACCTCGTGCTGGAGCAGATCCGCATCGCCGCCGGCGGCGACCTGCCCGCGAAGCAGGAAGAGATCGCCATCATCGGGCATGCCATCGAATGCCGCGTCAATGCGGAGAACCCGCAGACCTTCCGCCCGTCACCCGGCAAGATCACGCAATTCCATCCGCCCGGCGGGCTCGGCGTGCGGATCGATTCCGCCGTTTATCAGGGCTACGTTATTCCGCCTTATTATGATTCGCTGGTCGGCAAGCTGATCGTGCACGGCAAGACCCGCGCGGAATGCCTGATGCGGCTGCGCCGGGCGCTCGACGAGATGGTGGTCGACGGCATCGAAACCACCCTGCCGCTGTTCCGGGCGCTGGTCCGGGAGGCCGACATCATCAACGGCGACTACCACATTCACTGGCTCGAGCAGTACCTCGCCGGCCAGCCGGTGGACGGCAAGACCTGA
- a CDS encoding sensor histidine kinase: MTADAQRKRAIGHILLLAAGLLVLTVISAGSVHLVNEAREDARTVLRTLEVENQISLVQLQLRRAESAQRGYLATLRPDFQSDFEQAISELTPALTKLSQLITDNPVQRRLINEMMPLYDQRIEEFRTTNELARSKRMSDAAKIVREGIGRDTMKHIEDLAVRMRTEEDRLFVERTTNADRSQTLAASITGIGSGFVVVLAGIAIFMVRRSSHARDQAAARLRDSHLNLEATVDERTADLREANDEIQRFAYIVSHDLRSPLVNIMGFTSELEELRGDIFKRIAALSREQSAAPSAPENATDTAEPVLEGPDKQLSEDFSEALGFIKSSIGKMDRLISAILSLTREGRREFEPVWIDTKELIEAIVTTVAHQAAEAQAEIRIDTLPNIVSDRLAVEQIFSNLIDNALKYLKTGVPGEITVRGRTKLGFAIFELSDNGRGIDPKDHQRIFELFRRAGTQDRPGQGIGLAHVRALVRRLGGTMSVASELHRGSTFTITLPVNWSANRNTRT, translated from the coding sequence GTGACCGCTGACGCCCAGCGCAAGCGCGCCATCGGGCATATCCTGCTGCTTGCGGCGGGGCTCTTGGTGTTGACCGTCATCAGCGCCGGTTCGGTCCATCTGGTGAACGAGGCGCGCGAGGACGCGCGCACGGTTCTGCGCACCCTTGAGGTTGAAAACCAGATATCGCTCGTCCAACTGCAGTTGCGGCGTGCCGAAAGCGCACAGCGCGGCTATCTCGCGACATTGCGGCCGGATTTTCAGTCCGATTTTGAGCAAGCCATATCCGAACTGACGCCGGCGCTGACGAAGTTGAGCCAACTTATCACCGACAATCCGGTTCAAAGGCGGCTCATCAACGAAATGATGCCGCTCTACGACCAGCGGATCGAGGAATTCCGTACGACGAACGAACTGGCCCGGTCGAAGCGCATGAGCGACGCCGCCAAGATCGTGCGCGAGGGCATCGGGCGCGACACCATGAAACATATCGAAGATCTCGCGGTGCGGATGCGGACCGAGGAAGACCGCCTGTTTGTCGAGCGCACGACCAACGCCGATCGCAGCCAGACGCTGGCGGCCTCGATCACCGGCATCGGTTCGGGTTTCGTGGTCGTGCTGGCCGGCATCGCGATCTTCATGGTCCGGCGTTCGTCGCACGCACGCGACCAGGCCGCCGCCAGGCTGCGCGACAGCCATCTCAACCTCGAGGCCACGGTCGACGAGCGCACCGCGGACCTGCGCGAAGCCAATGACGAGATCCAGCGCTTCGCCTACATCGTCAGCCACGATCTGCGCTCGCCGCTGGTGAACATCATGGGCTTCACCAGCGAGTTGGAGGAATTGCGCGGCGACATCTTCAAACGGATCGCAGCGCTTTCCCGCGAGCAGTCCGCCGCACCATCGGCCCCGGAAAACGCCACCGATACCGCCGAACCCGTACTCGAGGGCCCCGATAAGCAGCTCTCGGAAGATTTCTCCGAGGCGCTCGGCTTCATCAAGTCATCGATCGGCAAGATGGACCGGTTGATATCGGCGATCCTCAGCCTCACCCGCGAGGGGCGGCGCGAGTTCGAGCCGGTGTGGATCGATACAAAGGAGCTGATCGAGGCCATCGTGACGACCGTGGCCCATCAGGCCGCCGAAGCCCAGGCCGAGATCCGGATCGACACGCTGCCGAATATCGTCAGCGATCGCCTTGCGGTGGAGCAGATCTTCTCCAATCTGATCGACAATGCACTCAAATACCTCAAGACCGGGGTCCCCGGCGAAATTACGGTGCGCGGCCGCACCAAGCTCGGCTTTGCGATTTTCGAGTTATCGGACAATGGGCGTGGTATCGACCCCAAGGACCATCAGCGCATTTTCGAGCTGTTCCGCCGCGCGGGAACCCAGGATAGGCCGGGACAGGGCATCGGCCTTGCCCATGTCCGCGCGTTGGTGCGCCGGCTGGGAGGAACCATGTCGGTCGCGTCGGAACTTCACCGGGGCAGCACGTTCACGATCACGCTGCCCGTTAATTGGTCTGCCAACCGGAACACACGGACATGA
- a CDS encoding response regulator → MNNPVTIIMIEDDEGHARLIERNIRRSGVNNEIKPFTSGTAALNYLFGKDGTGLDHKGSALLILLDLNLPDMTGIDILKRVKENRYLKTTPVVVLTTTDDSHEIKRCYEFGCNVYITKPVNYESFANAVRQLGLFFSVIQVPPAAT, encoded by the coding sequence ATGAATAATCCAGTCACCATCATCATGATCGAGGACGATGAGGGGCATGCCCGCCTGATTGAGCGCAATATACGCCGATCCGGTGTCAACAATGAGATAAAGCCGTTCACCAGCGGTACAGCCGCGCTGAACTACCTGTTTGGCAAGGACGGGACGGGTCTCGACCACAAGGGCAGCGCCCTCCTGATCCTGCTCGACCTCAATTTGCCCGACATGACCGGCATCGACATTCTGAAGCGGGTCAAGGAAAACAGATACCTCAAGACAACGCCCGTGGTGGTGCTGACCACGACCGACGATTCTCACGAGATCAAGCGTTGCTACGAATTCGGTTGCAACGTGTACATTACCAAGCCCGTGAACTACGAAAGCTTCGCCAACGCCGTTCGTCAGCTCGGTCTGTTCTTTTCCGTCATTCAGGTACCCCCGGCCGCCACATGA
- a CDS encoding sensor histidine kinase encodes MKPAMPTLLYIDDDAGLARLVDRGLTRAGFKVVHAAGGDQGLARLAQGGIDVVALDQYMPGLDGLETLEQIMAIPNAPPVVFVTASQDSAIAVTALKAGAADYLVKDIRGDFIPLLQVAVNGALRQAELQRARDEAEAEVHRSRDRYAALAAEREVLLREVNHRVGNSLQIIASLLHLQANSTTQDDVKAALTNAMGRVAAVAQVHRRLYTSHDLKSVLLNQYLEALLEDLRRSAEGNKMSRLTLKAEPIEIDPDRAVAIGIIVNELVMNAVKYAYPDGAGPIHVELKPEGDDLVVAIADDGVGLNAKADPRSTGMGQRIVSAMAAKLDASAERDPDHHGTRIVLRFRRVPAVAPKSTNAAAG; translated from the coding sequence ATGAAACCCGCGATGCCGACACTGCTGTATATCGACGACGACGCCGGGTTGGCCCGGCTGGTCGACCGCGGCCTGACGCGGGCGGGCTTCAAGGTCGTCCATGCGGCCGGTGGCGACCAGGGGTTGGCCCGGCTGGCGCAAGGCGGCATCGATGTCGTGGCGCTCGACCAGTACATGCCCGGGCTCGACGGGCTGGAAACACTGGAACAGATCATGGCGATCCCGAACGCGCCGCCGGTGGTGTTCGTCACAGCCTCTCAGGATTCGGCGATCGCAGTCACGGCGCTGAAAGCCGGTGCCGCCGACTATCTGGTCAAGGACATCAGGGGCGATTTCATTCCGCTGCTTCAGGTCGCCGTCAACGGCGCGCTGCGGCAGGCCGAGCTTCAGCGCGCCCGCGACGAGGCCGAAGCCGAGGTTCACCGCTCGCGCGACCGCTATGCGGCGCTCGCCGCCGAACGCGAAGTGCTGCTGCGCGAAGTCAACCACCGCGTCGGCAACTCCTTGCAGATCATCGCCTCGCTGCTGCATCTGCAGGCCAATTCGACCACCCAGGACGACGTCAAGGCGGCGCTGACCAATGCGATGGGCCGCGTCGCCGCGGTCGCCCAGGTGCATCGCCGCCTCTACACCTCGCACGATCTCAAGAGCGTGCTGCTGAACCAGTATCTCGAAGCCCTGCTGGAAGATCTCCGGCGTTCGGCCGAGGGCAACAAGATGTCGCGGCTGACGCTCAAGGCCGAACCGATCGAGATCGACCCGGACCGCGCGGTCGCGATCGGCATCATCGTCAACGAGCTGGTGATGAACGCCGTCAAATATGCCTATCCCGACGGTGCAGGTCCCATTCACGTCGAGCTCAAGCCTGAGGGCGACGACCTCGTGGTCGCGATTGCCGACGACGGCGTCGGCCTCAACGCCAAGGCCGATCCGCGCTCCACCGGCATGGGGCAACGCATCGTGAGCGCGATGGCCGCCAAGCTGGACGCCAGTGCCGAGCGCGATCCGGACCATCATGGCACCAGGATCGTGCTGCGCTTCCGCCGCGTCCCGGCGGTGGCGCCGAAATCGACCAACGCCGCGGCGGGCTAG
- a CDS encoding IclR family transcriptional regulator, producing the protein MTNGRLKPRRRGPRQGGQAIRRALNVLRTLAVGGEKGVPLVEIVQATSLARPTVHRIVHVLVEEGIVERSDRTGNYVVGRQVPELALARPSRSPLMVAAEPYLAEASAQLGDTLFLTVRTGLDTLCVARRIGGYPIQVLSIEVGVRRPLGVSSAGVAILAAMPAAEARKIVLANEPRFGAYRTDTATVLGQIQLARRRGYNLRDVGLVQGTKSLSAWIRTPDGQPAAAITLSAIRNRMSPRRAIEVADVLLAAARAIEAATPRDS; encoded by the coding sequence ATGACTAACGGTCGGCTAAAGCCGCGCAGGCGAGGGCCGCGGCAGGGCGGGCAGGCAATCCGCCGCGCGTTGAACGTGCTGCGCACGCTCGCGGTTGGCGGGGAAAAAGGCGTGCCTCTGGTTGAGATCGTGCAAGCGACCTCGCTCGCCCGCCCTACGGTACATCGCATCGTGCACGTGCTGGTCGAGGAGGGGATTGTCGAGCGCAGCGACCGGACAGGAAACTACGTCGTCGGCCGCCAGGTGCCCGAACTGGCGCTGGCGCGTCCATCGCGCTCACCCCTGATGGTTGCAGCCGAGCCGTATCTCGCGGAAGCGTCGGCGCAGCTCGGCGATACCTTGTTCCTGACGGTACGCACCGGGCTCGACACGCTATGCGTGGCGCGCCGCATCGGCGGCTATCCGATCCAGGTGTTGTCGATCGAGGTCGGTGTGCGGCGTCCGCTGGGCGTCAGCAGCGCGGGTGTGGCGATACTGGCCGCCATGCCTGCTGCGGAGGCACGCAAGATCGTGCTCGCCAACGAACCGCGATTTGGCGCCTATCGGACCGATACGGCCACCGTCCTCGGCCAGATCCAGCTCGCGCGCCGCCGGGGCTACAATCTGCGCGATGTCGGCCTGGTGCAGGGAACGAAGTCGCTTTCGGCCTGGATCCGGACACCGGACGGCCAGCCCGCTGCGGCGATTACGCTCTCCGCCATACGAAACAGAATGAGCCCGCGCCGGGCGATCGAGGTGGCAGACGTTCTTCTGGCGGCTGCGCGTGCGATCGAAGCGGCGACGCCGAGGGATTCGTAG
- a CDS encoding Bug family tripartite tricarboxylate transporter substrate binding protein has translation MKFFAIAGVAVSVLSAASLSTPADAQQWPARQVRLIVPYPAGGNVDSAARVIADKLQAKLGQPFIVENKAGAGGLIAGEAFAKTKPDGYALFVGANGPVLFAPEIAKRDAYNWKRDFAPITSITMTPLVLEVHPSVPAKDLQEFIELARRDPGKLTMASPGQGTTNHLLSELMQSTLGLEWLTVHYRGNAPALNDLIGGQVQFALDQISVGLPSIKSGMLRPLAVTGSHRASWLPDVPTFTELGYKEFDGQTFTGLFAPSGTPAEIMTTLHDTLAEILKDPAIVEKFNALGAEAVSMTPAEFTSYLEREDAKWIPVVRKANIKAD, from the coding sequence ATGAAATTTTTCGCGATCGCAGGCGTCGCTGTATCGGTACTGTCAGCGGCTTCGTTGAGCACGCCGGCCGATGCCCAGCAATGGCCGGCGCGGCAAGTACGCCTGATCGTGCCTTACCCGGCAGGCGGCAATGTCGACAGCGCGGCGCGCGTCATCGCCGACAAGCTTCAGGCGAAGCTGGGCCAGCCGTTCATCGTGGAAAACAAGGCCGGCGCCGGCGGCCTGATCGCCGGCGAGGCGTTCGCGAAAACCAAACCCGACGGCTACGCGCTGTTCGTCGGCGCCAACGGGCCGGTGCTGTTCGCACCCGAGATCGCCAAGCGTGATGCCTATAACTGGAAGCGGGATTTCGCACCGATCACCTCGATCACGATGACGCCGCTGGTGCTCGAAGTGCACCCGTCGGTGCCGGCCAAAGATCTGCAGGAATTCATCGAACTTGCGCGCCGCGATCCCGGCAAGCTGACGATGGCCTCGCCTGGCCAGGGCACCACCAACCATCTGCTCAGCGAGCTGATGCAGTCGACGCTGGGCCTGGAATGGCTGACGGTGCACTACCGCGGCAACGCGCCCGCTCTCAACGACCTGATCGGCGGACAGGTGCAATTCGCGCTGGATCAGATCTCGGTCGGATTGCCTTCCATCAAGAGCGGCATGCTGCGCCCGCTCGCCGTCACCGGTAGCCACCGCGCCTCCTGGCTGCCTGATGTCCCGACCTTCACCGAACTCGGCTACAAGGAATTTGACGGCCAGACCTTCACCGGCCTGTTCGCGCCATCAGGCACGCCGGCCGAGATCATGACCACGCTCCACGATACGCTTGCGGAGATCCTGAAAGATCCCGCCATCGTCGAGAAGTTCAACGCGCTCGGCGCCGAGGCCGTATCGATGACACCGGCAGAGTTCACGAGCTATCTCGAGCGCGAGGACGCCAAGTGGATTCCCGTGGTCCGCAAGGCGAACATCAAGGCTGACTGA